One segment of Candidatus Binatota bacterium DNA contains the following:
- a CDS encoding potassium channel protein: MKHRRGDGYSRSRLAMGEGGFPFAVTLAAICTLTAGGTAGFMYIEDMGWIDSLYMTVITLSTVGFGEVQELSQAGRLFTVVLIVFGIGVVLTIIGAWARALLEGELQAYFGMRRTQRMLRDLKDHYIVCGYGRFGRRLVAELEQRGVSFVVIERDKPLPEGMLGINDDATREEVLEQAGVARARGLLTTFPSDADNLYVTLTGREMNPDLFIVARCENDANEARLKRAGATRTVSPYSIAGHRMAQAALHPRVLDFVDVLTSPSDRKVGMAEVAIAMGSLCDGVTLGDADLRSRFGVHVVAVASGGGDMEFNVSTDRLLEQGDTLLAIGDEKSIDLLASATGSEQ; the protein is encoded by the coding sequence GTGAAGCATCGTCGCGGGGACGGCTATTCACGGTCGCGTCTCGCCATGGGTGAGGGTGGCTTCCCGTTCGCGGTCACTCTTGCCGCCATATGCACGCTCACTGCCGGTGGCACGGCGGGGTTCATGTACATCGAGGACATGGGCTGGATCGATTCGCTGTACATGACGGTGATCACGCTTTCGACGGTTGGTTTCGGCGAAGTCCAGGAGCTGAGCCAGGCCGGTCGCCTGTTTACCGTCGTGCTGATCGTGTTCGGCATAGGCGTGGTACTTACCATAATAGGGGCCTGGGCTCGCGCTTTACTCGAGGGTGAACTGCAGGCCTACTTTGGAATGCGGAGGACGCAGAGAATGCTGCGAGATTTGAAAGATCACTACATCGTATGTGGCTACGGTCGTTTTGGCCGCCGCCTGGTGGCCGAGCTCGAACAGCGGGGCGTGAGCTTCGTGGTCATCGAGCGAGACAAGCCGTTGCCCGAGGGGATGCTTGGGATAAATGACGACGCCACGCGCGAGGAAGTACTCGAGCAGGCGGGTGTAGCGCGCGCCCGTGGTTTGTTGACAACCTTTCCGTCTGACGCCGACAATCTCTACGTCACGCTCACTGGCCGCGAGATGAACCCCGACCTGTTCATCGTGGCCAGGTGCGAGAACGACGCCAACGAGGCTCGCCTCAAGCGTGCTGGAGCCACGCGCACGGTGTCGCCCTACAGCATCGCCGGTCATCGCATGGCGCAGGCGGCGTTGCATCCGCGGGTACTCGATTTTGTCGACGTGCTCACCTCGCCCAGCGATCGCAAGGTGGGAATGGCCGAGGTGGCCATTGCGATGGGGTCGCTGTGCGACGGTGTCACTCTCGGGGACGCCGACCTGCGTTCTCGCTTCGGGGTGCACGTGGTCGCGGTTGCGAGCGGTGGCGGTGATATGGAGTTCAACGTATCAACCGACCGCTTGCTCGAACAGGGCGATACCTTGCTGGCCATAGGCGATGAGAAATCCATAGACCTGCTTGCTTCCGCCACCGGCTCCGAGCAGTGA
- a CDS encoding PD-(D/E)XK nuclease family protein: MSSPSLTAGTALAGPYSFSRVNQFTQCARRFRYRYLDGVKEAFQSVEGFMGSRVHDAAEWLFNERVGGRERSSEDAVEWYCRRWDKMLADHVPPIRVIKANDNMEYYRREGARILSSWHATRFSVDQMKTIGCEYHFEIELANGRFFQGFIDRLARDDEGRLHIIDYKTGKRVPTRFEGKEAEQLRAYALAMFRETDDDEVELVLDFLKRGRVLRAVVRREEADEIESGLVQKIAAIEAATVFPPDPGVLCNWCGYNDLCDAASAGLFRTRAS; encoded by the coding sequence ATGTCGTCTCCCAGCCTGACCGCGGGCACCGCCTTGGCGGGGCCCTACAGCTTTTCACGCGTGAACCAGTTCACGCAGTGCGCTCGTCGGTTTCGCTATCGTTATCTCGATGGTGTCAAGGAGGCCTTCCAGTCGGTTGAGGGCTTCATGGGCAGCCGCGTGCACGATGCCGCCGAGTGGCTGTTCAACGAGCGCGTAGGTGGCCGCGAGCGCTCGTCCGAAGATGCGGTGGAGTGGTACTGCCGTCGCTGGGACAAGATGCTCGCTGACCACGTGCCGCCGATTCGCGTTATCAAGGCCAACGACAACATGGAGTACTACCGCCGCGAAGGGGCGAGGATTCTCAGCTCCTGGCACGCTACGCGCTTCTCTGTCGACCAGATGAAGACAATCGGTTGCGAGTACCACTTTGAAATAGAGCTGGCCAACGGCAGGTTCTTCCAAGGCTTCATCGATCGCCTGGCCAGGGACGACGAGGGTCGACTGCACATCATCGACTACAAGACCGGCAAGCGCGTCCCGACTCGATTTGAGGGCAAGGAGGCCGAGCAGTTGCGTGCGTACGCACTGGCGATGTTTCGCGAGACCGACGACGACGAGGTCGAGCTGGTGCTCGATTTTCTCAAGCGCGGGCGCGTCCTGCGCGCGGTGGTACGCCGGGAGGAAGCCGACGAGATAGAATCGGGGCTGGTGCAGAAAATCGCGGCCATCGAAGCGGCGACGGTTTTCCCGCCCGACCCCGGCGTGCTGTGCAACTGGTGCGGTTACAACGACCTGTGCGACGCGGCCTCGGCGGGCCTGTTCAGGACCCGGGCTTCCTGA
- a CDS encoding carboxymuconolactone decarboxylase family protein yields MARLDYPDLDALDEQTTRRLNALGRPLNIFRMLAWSPDLLAGFQDMGAVVLGGLELDASLREIAILRVARVAGAGYEWAQHVPMGMACGVTQAQVDALEQGEADSDAFSEVERDVIAAADELLADARLGDATLEKLRAALGDRQVVELLVAVGFYTMVSRFLESTGVELEDGGVPGPDEQRRVMDRVGEA; encoded by the coding sequence TTGGCTAGACTTGATTACCCCGACCTCGACGCGCTTGACGAGCAGACCACCCGGCGCCTGAACGCGCTCGGCCGGCCGCTCAATATTTTCCGCATGCTGGCGTGGTCGCCGGACCTGCTGGCGGGTTTCCAGGATATGGGCGCGGTGGTACTCGGGGGCCTCGAGCTCGATGCCTCGCTGAGGGAGATAGCCATACTGCGCGTGGCCCGCGTGGCCGGTGCCGGTTACGAGTGGGCCCAGCACGTTCCCATGGGCATGGCCTGCGGCGTGACCCAGGCCCAGGTGGACGCTCTCGAGCAGGGCGAGGCCGACTCCGACGCGTTTTCGGAAGTGGAGCGTGACGTCATCGCAGCGGCAGATGAGCTGTTGGCTGACGCCCGCCTCGGGGACGCAACCCTGGAAAAACTTCGCGCCGCTCTCGGTGATCGCCAGGTGGTAGAGCTGTTGGTGGCCGTGGGCTTCTACACCATGGTGAGTCGTTTTCTCGAGAGTACCGGCGTGGAGCTCGAGGATGGCGGCGTGCCCGGCCCCGATGAACAGCGGCGCGTGATGGATCGCGTCGGCGAAGCCTGA
- a CDS encoding MBL fold metallo-hydrolase yields MERLGLGERGDLHLLGGSRGGKYPSGNSLLLEDDLCLVVDPSLDVAEAGASVTSRKVDLVINSHAHEDHFAGNSVFEDAELLLHEKEAPLMASLDALMAGYGMDEEFDTLWRQVTVDKFNFRPRPDARSAVDGEVIDTGRNRVHLLHTPGHTGGHLVVRFEPDDIVFVGDLDLTAFGPYYADASASLDDTVASLEMLRDMAPGLRAFVSFHEAGVIEDDLVGAVDRYLAVVDHRDRRLLELSEEPRSLGEIARECVVYGKRYEHIPWQPFVERVMMERHAERLIARGELTREEDGRFRRV; encoded by the coding sequence GTGGAGCGGCTCGGCCTGGGTGAGCGGGGTGACCTCCACCTGCTCGGCGGATCGCGCGGTGGCAAGTACCCATCGGGCAACTCGCTGCTGCTCGAAGACGACTTGTGCCTGGTCGTAGACCCGTCGCTCGACGTGGCCGAGGCGGGCGCGTCGGTCACGAGCCGCAAGGTCGACCTGGTCATCAACAGCCACGCGCACGAGGATCACTTTGCCGGCAACTCCGTCTTTGAAGACGCCGAGCTTTTGCTGCACGAGAAGGAGGCCCCGCTCATGGCCTCTCTGGACGCGCTCATGGCCGGTTACGGCATGGACGAGGAGTTCGACACGCTGTGGCGGCAGGTAACGGTAGACAAGTTCAACTTTCGCCCGCGCCCGGACGCGCGCTCAGCAGTGGACGGCGAGGTTATCGACACCGGCCGTAACCGTGTGCACCTGCTGCACACGCCCGGCCACACGGGCGGGCACCTGGTAGTTCGTTTTGAGCCTGACGACATAGTCTTCGTGGGCGATCTCGATCTGACCGCCTTCGGGCCTTATTACGCCGACGCCTCTGCGAGTCTGGACGACACGGTTGCTTCGCTCGAGATGCTGCGTGACATGGCTCCCGGGTTGCGGGCCTTCGTGAGTTTCCATGAAGCGGGCGTCATAGAAGACGATCTCGTTGGTGCCGTTGACCGTTACCTGGCCGTGGTCGATCATCGCGACCGGCGCTTGCTCGAGTTGAGCGAAGAGCCGCGCAGCCTCGGAGAGATCGCGCGTGAGTGCGTGGTGTACGGCAAGCGCTACGAGCACATACCCTGGCAGCCCTTCGTCGAGCGCGTGATGATGGAACGGCACGCCGAGCGCTTGATCGCACGCGGCGAGTTAACCAGGGAAGAAGACGGCCGCTTTCGCCGCGTATGA
- a CDS encoding nuclear transport factor 2 family protein — MHVSYRIFPRWRNARQTRGFAGRPAAGARKKGGQVIARLESAAICGQAEPVDTTLEDPTITRTIALLYKAQASRDLAAWLDLFATDAVVHDPVDSPAAEGHAAIAELWKQFTGPFSSYQRRPERVLQSRAGAAVYWTGTATAESGEAGCEGIDVLEFNDDGKIRALMSWWDPAGLLLELADG; from the coding sequence GTGCATGTTTCTTATCGTATTTTTCCACGTTGGCGAAACGCCCGCCAAACACGCGGCTTTGCCGGGAGGCCAGCTGCCGGAGCCCGCAAAAAAGGCGGCCAAGTGATAGCTCGGCTTGAATCGGCAGCCATCTGCGGGCAGGCAGAGCCTGTGGATACAACTCTCGAAGACCCCACCATCACTCGCACAATAGCCCTGCTCTACAAGGCCCAGGCCTCGCGCGACCTCGCCGCCTGGCTCGACCTGTTTGCCACCGACGCGGTGGTGCACGACCCCGTCGACTCGCCAGCGGCCGAGGGCCACGCGGCCATAGCCGAATTGTGGAAGCAGTTCACCGGGCCGTTCTCATCCTACCAACGGCGTCCCGAGCGGGTGCTGCAGAGCAGGGCCGGCGCGGCCGTATACTGGACCGGTACTGCCACCGCGGAGTCGGGCGAAGCCGGCTGCGAAGGCATCGACGTATTAGAGTTCAACGACGACGGTAAGATCCGCGCCTTGATGTCCTGGTGGGATCCAGCCGGGCTGCTGCTCGAACTCGCGGACGGGTAG
- the gorA gene encoding glutathione-disulfide reductase, producing the protein MAQSNPDLLVIGGGSGGLATAKRAASYGARVLLVEGDRLGGTCVIRGCIPKKLMFFAASYAHSAHDAAAYGWRSSGPAELDWPALVAARNAEVGRLEGLHERLLAEAGVELLHGRASLCGPGSVQVDGREIKADKVLLATGSRPALPTLPGVEHAITSDGFFELAEQPARAVVVGAGYIAVELAGVLSALGTHTSLVYRRGLPLRGFDEDIRAELAERMDDSGIKLCANSVVEGIEHGDGGLAVQLKSGDQASEITSDVVIYATGRKPNTEGLGLEAVGVATGPQGQVLVDEALRSNVEGVFAVGDLTGRVMLTPVAIQEGRALADREFGGKDSVMDYEGIPTAVFSEPPIATVGLSEEQARERWGENGVRTFSTRFNPLLHSLTGRRSPVFMKLVVRKSDDTVVGCHMTGPDAPEIIQGVAVAMKAGATKAQFDATVGIHPSSAEELVTL; encoded by the coding sequence ATGGCTCAATCAAATCCTGATCTTCTCGTCATCGGCGGCGGCAGCGGTGGATTGGCCACGGCCAAGCGGGCGGCGTCTTACGGCGCGCGCGTGCTATTGGTCGAAGGCGACCGCCTGGGCGGCACCTGCGTCATACGCGGCTGCATTCCCAAGAAGCTGATGTTCTTTGCGGCCTCGTACGCCCACTCGGCCCATGACGCGGCCGCTTATGGTTGGCGATCCAGCGGCCCGGCCGAGCTCGACTGGCCGGCACTGGTGGCCGCTCGCAACGCCGAGGTAGGCAGACTCGAGGGCCTGCACGAGCGCTTGCTGGCCGAGGCCGGCGTGGAGTTGCTGCACGGCAGGGCCAGTCTTTGCGGTCCGGGCAGCGTGCAGGTCGATGGCCGCGAGATAAAGGCGGACAAGGTGCTGCTCGCTACCGGCAGCCGGCCCGCGCTGCCCACGCTGCCGGGCGTGGAGCACGCGATTACCAGCGATGGGTTTTTTGAACTCGCCGAGCAGCCGGCGAGAGCCGTGGTGGTCGGTGCCGGCTACATAGCCGTTGAGCTGGCCGGCGTACTATCGGCGCTCGGTACCCACACCTCGCTTGTCTACCGGCGTGGGCTGCCACTTCGCGGCTTCGATGAAGACATCCGCGCCGAACTGGCCGAGCGCATGGATGATTCGGGCATAAAACTCTGTGCGAACAGCGTGGTCGAGGGCATAGAACACGGCGATGGCGGGCTGGCCGTGCAGTTGAAAAGCGGCGACCAGGCGTCGGAGATCACGAGCGACGTGGTCATTTATGCAACCGGGCGTAAGCCCAACACCGAGGGCCTGGGCCTCGAAGCGGTCGGCGTGGCCACGGGCCCGCAGGGGCAGGTGCTGGTGGACGAGGCCTTGCGTAGCAACGTTGAGGGGGTGTTTGCCGTGGGCGATCTCACCGGGCGCGTGATGCTGACACCGGTGGCCATACAGGAAGGTCGCGCGCTGGCCGACCGCGAGTTCGGCGGCAAGGACAGCGTGATGGACTACGAGGGCATACCCACGGCGGTGTTCAGCGAGCCGCCCATAGCCACCGTGGGTCTGAGCGAAGAACAGGCGCGCGAACGGTGGGGCGAAAACGGCGTGCGCACCTTCAGCACGCGCTTCAATCCGCTGCTGCACTCGCTCACCGGTCGCCGCTCGCCGGTGTTCATGAAGCTGGTCGTGCGCAAAAGCGACGACACGGTGGTGGGATGTCACATGACCGGACCCGACGCGCCCGAGATCATACAGGGCGTAGCCGTTGCCATGAAGGCCGGCGCCACCAAGGCCCAGTTTGACGCCACGGTGGGCATTCACCCGAGCAGCGCCGAAGAACTCGTCACTCTCTGA
- the apaG gene encoding Co2+/Mg2+ efflux protein ApaG, with translation MRSEITKGIEIAVRVAYIAQQSDPARDRYVFAYHITIGNQSERSVQLLDRHWVISEQDGSVREVEGPGVVGEQPVLEPGEEHEYSSGAILGCPDGSMQGSYGMIGEDGETFRVTIPRFELNMPRTLH, from the coding sequence GTGCGCAGTGAAATCACAAAAGGAATCGAAATTGCGGTACGGGTTGCCTACATTGCTCAACAGTCCGACCCGGCCCGGGATCGCTACGTGTTTGCCTACCACATCACTATTGGCAACCAGTCAGAGCGCAGCGTGCAACTGCTCGACCGCCACTGGGTTATCAGCGAGCAGGACGGCTCGGTGCGCGAAGTGGAAGGCCCAGGCGTGGTCGGGGAACAGCCGGTGCTCGAACCAGGCGAAGAGCACGAGTACAGCAGCGGTGCGATACTGGGTTGCCCCGACGGCAGCATGCAGGGCAGCTACGGCATGATAGGCGAGGATGGCGAGACCTTCCGGGTGACCATACCCCGCTTCGAGCTGAACATGCCGCGCACCCTGCACTGA
- a CDS encoding molybdopterin oxidoreductase family protein encodes MPLHHRACNLCEACCGILVETEQDRVVKIEGDQNDPLSRGYICPKVFALVDLHEDPDRLRRPVIREGDSWREVEWDEAFRVAAQGLHAVQKTGGRDTLATYFGNPTVHNLPAQLSAGMLIRTLDSQVRFSASTVDQFPHMLAAQQVFGGQLTIAVPDVDRCRMLIIMGANPLASNGSFMTAPGIRGRLRAIQKRGGKVVVIDPRRTETARLADRHLFIRPSTDPLLLLAMLNVIFAEGLVAPGAADGLIDGAELIEQHAANYTPEAVELLTGIAAADIRELVKDFTDEPAAAVYPRIGTCLQPYGTLVSVLSLAVNLLTGKVDREGGLMFPHAAIPNRSRGRYGRWKSRVRGMAEFAGEIPAATMAEEMDTPGEGQLRGLVTMAGNPALSTPNGRRLEGALEGLDFMVSLDPALNETTRFANVILPPRSSLMNPQYSLAFHQLAVRDTARFSRPVFEAADGDLSEWEISRGLLSELVRLRNEDAAASGSEPEADPAQAMSATVTEVVDMMLAGGEHGLTVEKLSEHPSGLDLGALKTGGLARVVLHDDGRVKLAGDMVEGELERLAADFAQGRVGQVTEPDAEGNGMLLVGRRHLRSNNSWMHNCPSLAEGKPRCTALINPADASRLDLADGQLVSVQSRVGRVDIPVELSDEIMVGVVSIPHGWGHDRPGTRMKVAAEVGGVSVNDLTDEAQTEGLTGNAVLNGVPVTVAAA; translated from the coding sequence ATGCCGCTACATCATCGTGCCTGCAACCTGTGTGAAGCCTGCTGTGGAATCCTCGTGGAGACCGAGCAGGACCGTGTCGTAAAAATCGAGGGAGACCAGAACGACCCCTTGTCGCGGGGCTACATATGTCCCAAGGTATTTGCGCTCGTCGACCTGCACGAAGACCCCGATCGCCTGCGTCGTCCGGTGATTCGCGAGGGGGACAGCTGGCGGGAAGTGGAGTGGGACGAGGCCTTTCGTGTCGCCGCGCAGGGATTGCACGCGGTGCAGAAAACCGGCGGCCGCGACACTCTGGCCACCTACTTCGGTAACCCCACGGTACACAACCTGCCGGCCCAGTTGTCGGCCGGCATGCTCATACGCACGCTGGACAGCCAGGTGCGTTTCAGCGCGTCGACGGTCGACCAGTTCCCCCACATGTTGGCGGCCCAGCAGGTATTCGGTGGCCAGTTGACCATCGCAGTCCCCGACGTCGACCGCTGCCGAATGCTGATCATTATGGGCGCCAACCCGCTGGCCTCGAACGGTAGCTTCATGACCGCCCCTGGCATCCGTGGCCGCCTGCGGGCCATACAGAAACGCGGCGGCAAGGTGGTCGTCATCGACCCGCGCCGCACCGAGACCGCGCGCCTGGCCGATCGCCACCTGTTCATACGACCATCCACCGACCCGCTGTTGCTGCTGGCCATGCTCAACGTCATTTTTGCCGAGGGCCTGGTTGCGCCCGGCGCGGCCGACGGGCTGATCGACGGCGCTGAGCTCATCGAACAGCACGCCGCGAACTACACCCCCGAAGCAGTGGAGCTGCTAACGGGAATTGCCGCGGCCGACATCCGCGAGCTCGTCAAGGATTTTACCGACGAGCCGGCGGCGGCCGTGTACCCCCGCATCGGCACCTGCCTGCAGCCCTACGGCACGCTGGTCAGCGTGCTGTCCCTTGCCGTTAACCTGCTCACGGGCAAGGTCGACCGGGAAGGCGGCCTGATGTTTCCCCACGCAGCGATACCCAACCGTTCGCGTGGCAGGTACGGTCGCTGGAAGTCGCGGGTGCGCGGCATGGCCGAGTTCGCCGGCGAGATCCCGGCGGCCACCATGGCCGAAGAAATGGATACGCCTGGTGAAGGGCAGTTGCGTGGCCTGGTCACGATGGCCGGCAACCCGGCATTGTCTACGCCCAACGGTCGGCGACTGGAGGGCGCGCTGGAGGGGCTCGATTTTATGGTCAGTCTCGACCCCGCGCTCAACGAGACCACCAGGTTTGCCAACGTGATACTGCCGCCGAGAAGTTCGCTCATGAATCCGCAGTACAGCCTGGCCTTTCACCAACTGGCCGTGCGCGACACTGCTCGTTTCAGCCGGCCGGTTTTTGAGGCCGCCGATGGCGACCTGAGCGAGTGGGAAATCAGCCGTGGCTTGCTGTCCGAGCTCGTCCGGCTGCGTAACGAAGACGCCGCCGCTTCCGGCAGCGAGCCCGAGGCCGACCCCGCCCAGGCCATGTCGGCAACGGTGACCGAGGTGGTCGACATGATGCTCGCCGGTGGTGAGCACGGGCTGACGGTTGAGAAACTCTCGGAGCATCCCTCGGGGCTGGACCTGGGTGCGCTCAAGACCGGTGGCCTGGCGCGGGTCGTGCTTCACGACGACGGACGCGTCAAGCTGGCCGGGGACATGGTCGAGGGAGAGCTCGAACGCCTGGCCGCCGACTTTGCCCAGGGAAGGGTGGGGCAGGTGACTGAGCCCGACGCCGAGGGCAACGGCATGTTGCTGGTTGGCCGACGGCACCTGCGGTCGAACAACTCCTGGATGCACAACTGTCCGAGCCTGGCCGAGGGCAAGCCCCGCTGCACGGCGCTGATCAATCCGGCTGATGCCTCGCGCCTGGACCTGGCGGATGGGCAGCTGGTTAGCGTTCAGAGCCGCGTGGGCCGGGTGGATATTCCGGTGGAGCTGAGCGACGAGATTATGGTCGGCGTGGTAAGCATTCCCCACGGCTGGGGGCACGATCGCCCCGGAACCCGCATGAAGGTGGCGGCAGAAGTCGGTGGCGTGTCGGTAAATGACCTTACCGACGAGGCCCAGACCGAGGGCCTGACGGGCAACGCGGTGCTCAACGGCGTGCCTGTAACCGTGGCTGCGGCCTGA
- a CDS encoding ABC transporter ATP-binding protein → MSLVTAEDLEIGFGGRRLLDGVDLRIGEEDRIGLVGRNGTGKSTLMRVLARRVEPDGGSIRFARAARSGYLPQEIEIEGGSTLIDSVLDSVPGRSEVEQMLAGVEEELTTATEEQVQLDLSQKLVDLHDELAHFEAHFSRHEAVRILAGLGFAEADLERDLSEFSGGWKMRAVLAGLLYQKPDLLLLDEPTNHLDVPSVAWLGGFLARWKGAMVLVCHDREFLNEQINRVVSYEIEGLRQYTGNYERYLLLRAEEREVLERRATNIAREREQAERFINRFRAQANKARAVQSRVKMLEKMDEVIRLREGGTLSFRFPACARAGGTVLAVEDLSHSYGDLKVLSDLNLQVRRGDRVAIVGPNGAGKTTLLKILAGELDPSTGSVRSGTNVTAGYYAQHVTDKLHPSATVLDEVYRASSGDDMVAVRNVLGTFFFSGDDVDKKIGVLSGGEKARVALARMMVNPGNLLLMDEPTNHLDLGSAEALAEAMATFGGTMIFVSHNRAFVNRLATRIWDIEAGHLEEYPGKLKDYMERFRYRSLDEEEDAGASQQPRNGKAAGKQGSGKKTPGRKTAVAAEKAAPTGPSVSRNEARRLQRESERLEKRISELEKEQAERGQRLSDPDVYGNDDYQELLGKWQATQEKLEDLMGRWERNQRQLGDTGSPG, encoded by the coding sequence GTGTCACTTGTAACAGCCGAAGACCTGGAGATCGGGTTCGGGGGTCGCCGACTCCTCGACGGCGTTGACCTGCGCATCGGCGAGGAAGACAGGATCGGCCTTGTTGGCCGCAACGGTACGGGCAAGTCGACGCTCATGCGGGTGTTGGCCCGACGCGTCGAACCCGATGGTGGCAGTATACGCTTTGCCCGTGCCGCGCGCTCGGGTTACCTGCCCCAGGAAATCGAGATCGAGGGCGGCAGCACGCTGATCGATTCGGTGCTCGACTCGGTGCCGGGACGCAGCGAAGTCGAGCAGATGCTGGCCGGAGTGGAAGAGGAACTGACGACCGCTACCGAGGAGCAAGTGCAGCTCGACCTCTCCCAGAAACTCGTTGACCTGCACGACGAGCTCGCCCACTTTGAAGCCCATTTTTCGCGACACGAGGCCGTCCGAATACTGGCCGGCCTGGGGTTCGCGGAGGCCGACCTCGAACGCGACCTGTCGGAATTCAGCGGTGGCTGGAAGATGCGCGCGGTGCTCGCCGGCCTGCTCTACCAGAAGCCTGACCTGTTGCTGCTCGACGAGCCGACCAACCACCTCGACGTTCCCTCGGTGGCTTGGCTGGGTGGCTTCCTGGCGCGCTGGAAGGGAGCGATGGTGCTGGTGTGCCACGATCGCGAGTTTCTCAACGAGCAGATCAACCGAGTAGTGTCCTACGAGATCGAAGGACTGCGCCAGTACACCGGTAACTACGAGCGTTACCTCCTTCTCCGGGCTGAGGAACGCGAGGTGCTTGAGCGTAGAGCGACCAACATCGCCCGTGAACGCGAGCAGGCCGAGCGTTTTATCAATCGCTTCAGGGCCCAGGCCAACAAGGCGAGGGCCGTGCAGAGCCGCGTGAAAATGCTCGAGAAGATGGACGAGGTGATCAGGCTGCGCGAGGGTGGCACGCTTTCGTTTCGTTTTCCGGCTTGCGCTCGTGCCGGAGGCACGGTGCTGGCGGTAGAAGACCTCAGCCATTCATACGGTGATCTCAAGGTGCTGAGCGACCTCAACCTGCAGGTGCGCCGCGGCGACCGCGTGGCCATCGTCGGGCCCAATGGTGCGGGCAAGACGACGCTGCTTAAGATCCTCGCGGGCGAGCTTGATCCCAGCACCGGGTCGGTGCGCAGCGGTACCAACGTGACCGCGGGTTACTACGCCCAGCACGTGACCGATAAGTTGCATCCTTCGGCCACCGTCCTCGACGAGGTCTACCGCGCAAGTTCAGGCGATGACATGGTAGCGGTGCGCAACGTGCTCGGCACGTTTTTCTTTTCGGGAGACGACGTCGACAAGAAAATCGGTGTACTCAGCGGCGGCGAGAAAGCGCGCGTGGCGTTGGCCCGCATGATGGTCAACCCCGGCAACCTCCTGCTCATGGACGAACCCACCAACCATCTCGACCTCGGCTCGGCCGAAGCCCTCGCCGAGGCAATGGCTACCTTTGGCGGCACAATGATTTTTGTTAGTCACAACCGCGCTTTCGTAAACCGCCTGGCCACGCGCATCTGGGATATCGAAGCCGGGCATCTCGAGGAGTACCCGGGGAAGCTCAAGGACTACATGGAGCGTTTTCGCTATCGCTCGCTTGACGAAGAGGAAGACGCCGGCGCTTCACAGCAGCCGCGAAACGGGAAGGCCGCTGGCAAGCAGGGGAGTGGCAAAAAAACTCCCGGCAGAAAAACGGCGGTCGCCGCTGAAAAGGCGGCTCCGACAGGGCCTTCGGTGAGTCGAAACGAGGCCCGTCGTTTGCAGCGCGAGAGCGAGCGCCTCGAAAAGCGCATCTCGGAACTCGAGAAGGAGCAGGCCGAGCGCGGGCAGCGACTGTCCGATCCCGACGTGTACGGCAACGATGACTACCAGGAGCTCCTGGGCAAGTGGCAGGCAACCCAGGAAAAACTCGAAGATCTCATGGGTCGCTGGGAGCGGAACCAGCGGCAGCTCGGCGACACCGGCAGTCCCGGCTGA
- a CDS encoding SDR family oxidoreductase: MTLADLIGYRALVTGGSRGIGRGIALALAGCGASLVITYRRAEEEAASAVAEIEALGGRALALKSDASDLEQVEDAFARANEFLGGLDTVVANAGLPSGVAPVSQVEPRYWRKVLDTNLDGVFYTLRTAVPYIEKAGGGSITAISSIAADNLMPFGSPYNVAKAGVNALTLTLAKEVASSGIRVNVVAPGLVKSAMGDAVVNTHGEAALASIALGRIGQPDDIGRMVAFLASSDGDWITGKVLRVDGGQYIHT; encoded by the coding sequence CTGACATTGGCTGATCTCATTGGATATCGCGCGCTCGTTACCGGCGGCTCGCGGGGAATAGGCCGGGGAATCGCGCTGGCACTGGCCGGCTGCGGGGCTTCGCTGGTCATCACTTATCGTCGCGCTGAAGAAGAAGCCGCCTCGGCGGTGGCCGAGATAGAAGCGCTCGGCGGACGGGCGCTGGCCCTCAAGAGCGACGCGAGTGACCTCGAGCAGGTTGAAGACGCGTTTGCCCGGGCCAACGAATTCCTCGGCGGACTCGACACCGTAGTGGCCAACGCCGGCCTGCCCTCGGGCGTGGCCCCGGTGTCGCAGGTCGAGCCACGCTACTGGCGCAAGGTGCTCGACACCAACCTTGACGGCGTGTTCTACACGCTGAGAACCGCGGTGCCCTACATCGAGAAAGCTGGCGGCGGTTCGATAACGGCGATCTCGTCGATAGCTGCCGATAACCTCATGCCCTTCGGGTCTCCCTACAACGTGGCCAAGGCCGGCGTCAACGCGCTGACCCTGACGCTGGCAAAAGAGGTCGCCTCTTCGGGAATCAGGGTCAACGTCGTGGCTCCTGGCCTGGTGAAATCGGCCATGGGCGACGCGGTGGTAAACACCCACGGCGAAGCCGCGCTGGCGAGCATCGCGCTCGGCCGCATCGGCCAGCCCGACGACATAGGCCGCATGGTGGCTTTCCTGGCCTCAAGCGACGGAGATTGGATCACCGGCAAGGTGTTACGCGTAGACGGCGGCCAGTACATCCACACCTGA